Proteins encoded within one genomic window of Haematobia irritans isolate KBUSLIRL chromosome 5, ASM5000362v1, whole genome shotgun sequence:
- the LOC142238620 gene encoding trypsin-1, giving the protein MSTFRAFVMALLVAQISCDDTRIIGGEFASPGQFPHQVSLQLKGRHHCGGSLISENFIVTAAHCTIGQNPGLMKVIVGTTDLLSSEGQTLNIAKFIIHPQYNPQSQDYDLSLIKLAEPVTLGTKMVDKIQLADKDTNFAADTMATISGYGAINGNLQLPNKLKYANVQLWSRDYCNPQNIPGITDRMICAGHPSGQVSSCQGDSGGPLTVENKLFGVVSWGFGCGAQGKPAMYTYIGALRSWIKQNSGV; this is encoded by the coding sequence ATGTCTACATTTCGAGCCTTTGTAATGGCCCTCTTGGTGGCCCAAATATCCTGTGACGATACTCGTATAATAGGCGGTGAATTTGCTTCCCCCGGACAATTTCCCCATCAGGTGTCTTTGCAACTTAAAGGTCGCCATCATTGTGGCGGGTCTTTAATTTCGGAAAACTTCATTGTGACTGCCGCCCATTGTACAATAGGTCAAAATCCTGGTCTTATGAAAGTGATTGTTGGTACTACAGATCTATTGTCAAGTGAAGGACAAACTTTGAATATAGCCAAGTTCATTATACATCCCCAGTATAATCCTCAAAGTCAAGATTATGATTTGTCCCTCATAAAATTAGCCGAACCAGTAACCTTGGGCACCAAGATGGTGGATAAAATCCAATTGGCCGACAAAGATACAAATTTTGCTGCCGATACTATGGCCACTATTAGTGGATATGGAGCCATAAATGGTAACTTGCAATTgccaaataaattgaaatatgcCAATGTGCAATTGTGGAGCCGTGACTATTGCAATCCTCAAAATATTCCCGGTATAACGGATCGTATGATTTGTGCTGGACATCCCAGTGGCCAGGTCAGTTCATGTCAGGGAGATAGTGGTGGCCCCTTAACTGTAGAGAATAAACTATTCGGTGTGGTATCTTGGGGTTTCGGATGTGGTGCTCAAGGTAAACCGGCTATGTATACCTATATAGGAGCTTTACGTTCATGGATCAAGCAAAATTCTGGAGTTTGA
- the LOC142238619 gene encoding cilia- and flagella-associated protein 161: MSLVTRSTYRPNVRLGNWFEDICLEEEKIQNFIKLRESGELMVEKTRRLFENFHKEITLEAPKETIRFGGIVQLMPVHMRICNAPKSAQSHLALSVTINERVVRRSQKINDECDLTIAPSVKPCVRNSFRIVTCEDTKDQTDDTLREDELLKYGQPFRLECIQSNSEEESLLLYTTQKSWDLTSMIRSTHESRKFGEINLPLGLCLKKNCGPGKPIPMGYTNWICKHVDPHKRFETEGTPLPSNEPLVITHMATNRNLAAENIMIHTLFGPEFLVSVQNYKNIYNRETWQNIWMISNGHQLK; the protein is encoded by the exons ATGTCTCTTGTTACCCGTTCAACTTATCGCCCCAATGTTCGTCTGGGCAATTGGTTTGAGGACATTTGCTTGGAAGAagagaaaatacaaaattttatcaagttaCGTGAGAGCGGTGAATTGATGGTGGAAAAGACTCGCagattatttgaaaatttccataaagaaaTCACATTGGAAGCCCCCAAAGAGACCATACGTTTTGGAGGCATTGTTCAATTAATGCCGGTACATATGAGAATTTGTAATGCACCGAAAAGTGCACAGTCCCATCTTGCTCTATCGGTTACCATTAATGAACGTGTAGTTCGTCGTAGTCAAAAAATTAATGATGAATGTGATCTTACGATTGCCCCTTCGGTGAAACCATGTGTACGCAATTCCTTTCGTATAGTCACTTGTGAGGATACAAAAGATCAAACGGATGACACTCTGCGTGAGGATGAATTGTTAAAATATGGTCAACCATTTCGTTTGGAATGCATTCAGAGTAATAGTGAGGAGGAATCTTTACTTTTGTATACCACTCAAAAGTCTTGGGATTTAACCTCGATGATTAGAAGCACACATGAGTCGCGAAAATTTGGAGAGATTAATTTGCCCTTGGGCTTGTGTTTGAAAAAG aatTGTGGTCCTGGAAAACCTATTCCAATGGGCTATACCAATTGGATTTGCAAACATGTTGATCCCCATAAACGTTTCGAAACTGAGGGAACTCCCTTACCG AGTAACGAGCCTTTGGTTATTACCCACATGGCTACCAATCGCAATCTGGCTGCTGAAAATATAATGATCCATACATTATTTGGACCGGAATTTTtggtttctgtacaaaattacaaaaatatttataatcgtGAGACTTGGCAAAATATATGGATGATAAGTAATGgacatcaattaaaataa